The Humulus lupulus chromosome 7, drHumLupu1.1, whole genome shotgun sequence region aggggaactagggtttaaccctattttttccgcttaggtcggcggattataacttttgaattgtaatgaccattttggactataaacaactttgtaaacaccgttttgggatcccatgtacaatttaacgtttttaataaaatatccattcattttgaccaagattttaacattggcccattaataacacttagatgcatgtttatggcctaatAACTCATTTACCGAGTTAAgaactatttaaaatatacaatgtaatggtcttggctaaccagggtgttacaatttcCATGTCGGTAACTGGTTTACCAAGTGAGGGAAAAGCACGGGgtgttgggcccagagatttcaaaaaatttatttaaacaaactttaaataatcatatccattaacatgcaaaacattaatcatagagaaataaaaagatgaggatttaccatttgaagaactatcaagaatccttgttatctttttgtatctccaatgaACATCAAATCCAAAGCAGTCTTtgaaatactcagaccaagatcttccaagatgctCTATACCTCAAGACGTGTGTAGGTCATAGAATAATGGTAGGAAAAAtatttctgattcacaagatgttctcaacacatgagaccttGGAATATTAGGTCCGAGACAGTTTTTagagatagagaaaaataatacgatattTTTTTCTCTCTATGAAAAGTGTTGTATTATTCATCATTATCAAACTATTTCCATCTGATagtagatttataaaagaattaattaaattcaaaaattcaaaaatttcaattttcaaaattaaaattataaatcaattattaaataaataaaaaaaatcttcaagacccattcttggaccttgttacacaccaccaactacagtgcatgcactgtagatggcgtgtaacacatccctgttttcagggatgtgttccaaccattttcttttaattattatttaataattatttattcaaaaatatttaaacttgataacttatcttatcacattaattaaagaataaatatcatttcaaattcaaatccaatttgaattatcagaaatttttttttacattatttaaaaaaataaaactaattaattcaaaattaattatcttgattatttaaatactattttcaaaaatgccaacttaattaaaaaataatttttgaaaatataattaattcatttattaattttgaaaattaatatattaattaattaatgtgtcttaattacatatttgattgtgaagaacaaatttattccaaatatgcaattatcttgatttttccaaatttatctcttaccttgaatattgttgatagagccatatcggggacctatggacctataatttcaagcttcaatatatttagattattaattaaaactctttaatagaATAACCTTAATTAATTGATCTCAATATTATtcaactaaaaatatgagactgcactcttgtaattatagacatatatttattgagtacttttaaaacaTGAAAGTGtctatcgatttaatcactacatacaattaaATCTTCTATtattggttcataattaaagtaggaattaattactgtttaacatctttaattatatcttgtttccttaagtaccattaactttactagtgaagattaattcataaactgatttatgaatttgagctcaataacctttcagttccaaaagtcaacccttgaGAAaatcattattcaattcctctcggaaaggtataaattccatatttgtatattctgacaaaccataacgagtgaatcaaagaactcataagacataaacaggagttcataataactttaggattaagatcaatttgtatatgatcatcttattgatatgttaaattaatattcttaaagtaaacgatattattaagtattaataacatatcaggtcccgttcatgtataaccactttatacaaagtacctccactaatatgtcctactacatcagtaatccagatctcgattacatgtattcataatactagtgaactgtacttacattatttaatccaaagattccatataactttattttactgtgacctatttaaatttgttccctataatcttaatcatctcatatcaatacaagattgtagtcacaataatgaatttgagaattttatgtattcatataatattattctaataataaaaaaaacaatatatgcaaaaattcatttaaattatttatttcataaaacattgttcaaaacatatgctttaaagggcaccaATCCCAAcattccagcctaaaaacttaaaggtCTCATATACCATAACATGTagcaaaatcatgaacatagaagataattcacatattcatcaacacacatacttgcacataatttaAATCAATCTTAACCAAATAAGAcaactttcacatatcacgaaattcattAATTATATGTCATACAACACCATTCTGATATTCATATCACACAGAACTCATATAATCAGtcatcacatacttatcatatgcattaTCATCTCATACATAACTCATCAGACATACACAATCAATGAAGTCATGCATTTCACACTTACGTACAAAagatgagatttacttaccttaggttcttagcttattttaaaattgctcaCTAAGAGTCAATCAATCCAATACATACAAATCTTATTAAAggttcatcatttattaaattctatcaaaatcgtaaatatacactattactagtgtatattaacaatatcataaaccacataaatgataataataattattatcatcataatgCTAATAACTTTTCTACATCATATCTATTATTATAAAACACTGTTTTAAACATTGCTTATAAtataatgtactcttatgatacaacaacaacaacaacaacaacaacaataataataataaatgatgtttataaataacttatttcaatattaaaagaattttaaacatatttataatattagtAACAAAATACCTCAATAACAATATGTATGTCAATGCATATATTCAAATTatcattttattaaaagaaatcatatttttaacataaaattttaatgatcaatataatgataataatataaatataaatatttatattactattagtTAGCCATAAAATCTCAcattgatataataaatataatttctacaaaattcaatattcttacaaatatcaataactgtatgaaaataatattttatattatcttagtattcaaattttaaccaaaATATTAATACACCATAATAATTGTTTCATAATAGTTTTACTATGTATAAAAATTATATTCTTGATttaccaaacaaaataataaaataaattattaaaatttactattcttaataatttccatatttatagaaaatcaaataaatacaTCTTTTTACAATTTATTAAGTGTCtattattttctagaaaattgggcATCACAATGGCTATAAAATGGACAGTCCAAAAAATCAAAACATGTATCAATTATACATATAATCCTAGACAACCAGTAtaattatatagaaaatattcagTTCATcgagaatatataaatatatactataaatacacataataacaattaatcACAATACAttggtcaaagaaattataccacaatgatcggggtTTCAAAACAAGCTAAATTATGATTTCTGAAGCTCAAAACGAACTCCGGAACCTCAAAAACTAAGTTTTAACCGTCGATCAATGGttgatcgcggtggctcgtggtgggctcgtcacccaactatggtagatatGGGAATAATTTATTGATTTTTGAATGGATGCTCGAGATGGTCggatcgcaactttgaagtcgcatGGTGACTGAACTTAAATTGACCGATTGAGGTGCTTAACCGGCGTGTGAGCACTAGATTCCCTCGTGGTCGACTAGTTTGGAGGATTTCGTTCATTTAGGTCAGGTGCATGTCTATATGTGGCGGTCAGAAAGTGGTCGTTCATTGGCAACACAAGAGAGGAAGATAAGGAGAGAGGAAgaaaaagaatttttttaggaGAGAGTGGCTACGGGAAAAATAAGGTTGAAgccctttttttcttttttttttattcttgaaattacatttggacccaaaatattaaaattcttttcaaataagccctttcgtaaaactttcttaattttataaaaatctccaattaaaattatatgtttgggtccaatacttgactacccAAGTTTCTCTCTCTTAATCTCGTTAATAACATAAAAGCACGCTATAAAAAAtattttccattactatttcctaaatttgtaaacttgtacattttatgtattgaaaactttgatttatataaaaaatatgttatgaaatttAGGTGTTGCAACATTAATCTAAGTACATAATGCAAAATTTGCAGTACACAACGAAATGCattatgttttttctttttttacaaaATTGGGGACAAAATTGATTGGCTAcattatgttatatattatatgggttatatataatatatgaggACAATATTTTATCTTGTTAGGAGATGTATTTTGTCTGCACTATCGTACGATTAATTGTTGGATTGATCAAATAGTTATTaattattgaaaacataatttCGTAGTACATTAAATCTCTTAATCTAAGTACATATAGAACAAAATCTATAGTATATAACAAAAAAATTCTACTtttttacaaaaagaaaaaaaaaagatgcctAATAACCATAAATATTTTAGCTCAAAGAAGCTTGTttaaaaaatccataaacttcatGAAATAATCCTCATGATACCAATAATACTAACCATATATATACCCCTTGTGGAGATCTTTCCTACAAATCATAACAAACCTAACTGTATTAGTTATTAGTTGTCAACTAACTTGGCAGCCTATATATATTATTGTCTTTCATTATTTTAAGAGAGAGGAGATAAGttgtattgagagaaagagagaatacAAAGAAAGAGAATTTGAGTGAAAACACAACTGTTAGAAAGTGTTTGAGATTAAAACCTTAGAAAGAGAAAGGTTCTTAGGAGTCCTGGAAGTGTTTATTCTTTACTGTAATTGTATTCAGAGATTGCATcaattgatgatgatgatgatagtgGATCAAACAGGATGTAGGCCAGATTGATCTGGTTTGAACCTGTATAAAATTTCTGAGTGTTCTCCCTTATATTTTTCTGCATTTGACTTTTGATTACTAACATTTCCTTATAACTAATATATACTAATATGATATATTAGTTATTGAAATTGTTTATGTCATTGTTGATTAAATTCTAAGAATCTTGACCACAGAAAACATAAGAGTTTTCCTACACCCCTTTTATTGTCTCTCATCAAAATAACCCCAAACCCACTTAAAATGACCTAACTACCATAATGAGTATTTGAAGGAGTTAATAATGGGTGCATAATATTGTTATGTATAGTTTATGGGTATGTTGTAAAGTAGTTTGTGTATATTTTAAGTTGTTCTGGGTTGAGATTTGATAAAAAAAAGTTGAAATGATGAACTCTCAATTGAAATATGTGATTCAAGATTTTTGGTTCGGACCTAGTTATTAGACTATGTTCGGACTTGGTAGGGGCCAACCTGAACGAGATCGGAACCTTATCCACATCACGTTCGAAACACAAAATCCCGAATCATAGATTTCATAAAGAAGTTCGTCACCTCaacacaaaaataatttttttaattgattttcaaGTCCAAAacaactcaaaaattacatatataaatttattttataaaacactCATTAGTGATAAGTAACAATATTACTTATTATAGTAGCTTTAGGAACTCCTCCCTCTTACAAAACTTCTAACAACCTTTAAAATATGATGTCAAAACTATCGAGCATGAGTTTCTCTTTGTCCTTCAAAATTTACCAATGGATCTATTATGACGATTTGAGACAGAAGAGAAGATGATAAGAGAGAAAAATTGAAATACACGGCTATGCTCTTTGTTTTTTTGTGTTAAGATTataagggtatttaggtcattttaaataaatttgtattatttttgtgaaaaacaataaaaaaaaaagttatatggCTAGTATTATTTATTTCATGAATTTCCCCAGAACAGAAATGCATGTTAAAATATTCCACAGCTGCTACGTACACGTACTTATAGGTATAAtcttatatatatacatgtgaagTTTTGAGAGTGAATAATATAAATCAAATAATCATTTTTGTTTTCCACGATATAATATCAACCAAATTAAAATCGATATAATTTTGAAAACGATCCAATATATATGctcaattaatatatataataatctataaaaaaaatataaataaataaagccATAAACCTCTCCCAAAAATGGTAgatttacctaattaaacatatacgtcggagattattaattaatgataaaCAAATTATAACACAACTAAAATTAATTAATCTACATATTTTGTAGGGTttttcaaattattattaaattgtttctatatataataatataattatttttcggaaactacaaaattatctatttataccatatatatatatattaagagcAATTTAGCAaaataatctatttttttaaagTCGTTTTGCACTCTAgtctaattttaataattttttacaaaattgtCTCTCATAATTCAGACAACGGGTCGAAAATTTAGATAgctggtcgaaaaattcaaacaatCGGTCGAAAATATTGGACAattggtcgaaaaatttagacatgTAGTCGAATTTTAAACAAAGAACATTtcgcaaaaaattatcaaaaacaaaccAGAGtgcaaaatcaattaaaaaaataggttattttcacaaatttctcatATATTAActctatataattaattaattaagttaattaatggtttatttaattatttatatgatCTCAATTAATAACACCTGTTCTCTATCCTAGCAGTAGGTGAAGAAGGTtgagtagaagaagaagaagcaccATTACGACGTCGTCCGGCGTCGACGACGAGAGCTTCACGGGCGGAAGTGAGTCCGGTCGGAGCCAAAAGCTTATCGAAAGAAGAGTAATCGATCCAGTCCTTCATCAACTCCTCCTTACCCCACTTATCAGGCACCAGAACACGCCCGGCCACCTCTTCACGGTGCCGCTTCAACCTCTCCCGACCACTGCTGCAGTACTGGATCTCCTTGATCCGATCATCAGCACCATCACGATCACGATGACGGTAGTCACCGGGTAAAGAGACACTGGTTCTGTTTGGTTTGCAGGAAAATAAAGAACCACTGCTACTACTGGTACTGCTAGGGCAACTTCGTGAGGGTTTCTGATGGGAAAATCTCATCATTTTCTTGGGAAAGTAGTGGTCggaagtggtggtggtggtggtgatcttttcttccatggagaaagatgggTTCGATGAGAAAATATTGATGATTAAAgaaatgagagagaaagaaagagtgtAATGGAATGGAATGGTTGGGAGTTTTAGAATACACGTCATGGAGATTCCAACGTATGGTGAGTGATTTGTCTACGTCTTCATGTTAGCTTTTTTGGGTTTCGGTACAGTTAAGAGTGTGTTTTTGTGTGGTTTGTTTTCATTTGGTATGATCGATGATGAGTGAGTAAATTTTAGAATAGTTTTTTGGGTTCATTAGGGTTTCTAGGGTGGACATTATTTGTGTACACTGTCCACTACTGAGAATAATtttcaaatatataaaaatatattgtatttttctggTTGATATGGATATGAAGGTGTGAGTACATAAAAAGGCATTGATTTCTGATGGAAAAGGATGTGGACTCTTCTAAGACAATCAAATTTGTGAGATATTTGCTTTTGGCTCTATGCCATGCCTTCCTCAGTCCCTCTCTTGccaataaatttttaaaaatgatGTTCT contains the following coding sequences:
- the LOC133789271 gene encoding uncharacterized protein LOC133789271, which gives rise to MTCILKLPTIPFHYTLSFSLISLIINIFSSNPSFSMEEKITTTTTTSDHYFPKKMMRFSHQKPSRSCPSSTSSSSGSLFSCKPNRTSVSLPGDYRHRDRDGADDRIKEIQYCSSGRERLKRHREEVAGRVLVPDKWGKEELMKDWIDYSSFDKLLAPTGLTSAREALVVDAGRRRNGASSSSTQPSSPTARIENRCY